A stretch of the Bordetella genomosp. 8 genome encodes the following:
- the clsB gene encoding cardiolipin synthase ClsB produces the protein MRSKPLRLHWSDGNAIQLLKNGAEFFPALCDAIDAARTTVHLETYIFTLDRTARRVLDALARACERGVKVRVVIDGFGSWEWVDEVRRRLIDAGAQCRIFRPEPGWPQRLLFSRNRLRRLHRKVTVIDGRVAFVGGINIVDDYDDLDPGDGIAANPRFDYAVEVRGPLVAHAVHAQDLLWIRLSPAALRRGERERETRRLRRLYGPPPDRALGVASGQARGGLRAAFVLRDNLRWRQTFERAYLYGINRARREILIANAYFFPGLRFRRALKRAAARGVRVRLLLQGKVEYRLQYYATHVLYADLLNAGIEIYEYMPSYLHAKVAVIDDVATVGSSNLDPFSLLLAREANVVVDDAAFARALYDSLEQEIARGGRLVRAADHSGRGWLRRLMDNAAYTMLRIGVALTGQSSRY, from the coding sequence GTGAGGTCCAAGCCGTTGCGCTTGCATTGGTCGGACGGCAACGCCATCCAACTGCTGAAGAACGGCGCGGAATTCTTTCCGGCGCTGTGCGACGCCATCGATGCGGCCCGCACCACCGTGCATCTGGAAACCTATATCTTCACGCTGGATCGCACGGCGCGACGCGTCCTGGACGCGCTGGCGCGCGCCTGCGAGCGCGGCGTCAAGGTGCGCGTGGTCATCGACGGCTTCGGCAGCTGGGAGTGGGTGGACGAGGTCCGGCGCCGCCTGATCGATGCGGGCGCGCAGTGCCGCATCTTCCGGCCCGAACCGGGCTGGCCGCAAAGGCTGCTGTTCTCGCGCAACAGGTTGCGGCGGCTGCATCGCAAGGTGACCGTGATCGACGGGCGGGTCGCCTTCGTCGGCGGCATCAACATCGTCGACGATTACGACGATCTGGATCCCGGTGACGGGATCGCCGCCAATCCGCGCTTCGATTACGCTGTGGAAGTGCGTGGGCCGCTGGTCGCGCATGCGGTACACGCGCAGGACCTGCTGTGGATACGCCTGAGTCCCGCCGCGCTGCGCCGCGGCGAACGGGAACGCGAAACGCGCCGCCTGCGCCGCCTGTACGGCCCGCCGCCGGACCGAGCCCTGGGCGTGGCGTCCGGCCAGGCGCGGGGCGGCCTGCGCGCGGCCTTCGTCCTGCGCGACAACCTGCGCTGGCGGCAGACCTTCGAACGAGCCTACCTGTATGGCATCAACCGCGCCCGCCGCGAAATCCTGATCGCCAATGCGTATTTCTTTCCGGGCTTGCGCTTTCGCCGCGCGCTCAAGCGGGCCGCGGCGCGTGGCGTGCGGGTGCGCCTGCTGCTGCAGGGCAAGGTCGAATACCGCCTGCAGTACTACGCGACTCACGTGCTGTATGCCGATCTGCTCAATGCCGGGATCGAAATCTACGAATACATGCCCAGCTATCTGCACGCCAAGGTGGCGGTCATCGACGACGTCGCCACGGTGGGCTCGTCCAACCTGGATCCCTTCAGTCTGCTGCTGGCGCGCGAAGCGAACGTCGTCGTCGACGATGCCGCCTTCGCGCGCGCGCTGTACGACAGCCTGGAACAGGAAATCGCCCGCGGCGGCCGGCTGGTGCGCGCCGCCGACCATAGCGGGCGCGGCTGGCTGCGCCGGCTGATGGACAATGCCGCGTACACCATGCTGCGCATCGGCGTGGCGTTGACAGGGCAGTCCTCGCGGTACTGA
- a CDS encoding endonuclease/exonuclease/phosphatase family protein yields the protein MSVLRIVSYNIHKGRSALGARDSLKELRLGLYGLRPDLVFLQEVQGRNEHRGVLDAQHMSLAAALHMEMCYGRNAVRDQTDHGNALLSRYPILEHENQDISDHRLEQRGLLHATIGVGNREVHCFVVHLGLFAGSRSRQIQALVDRIDRMVPAGAPMLIAGDFNDWNDRLAPLFVERLGVYEVFSHAPRLVGGEGPRLREGMRRLSNVLRGVPNSLAMLERNNQLTMDGSLRIVRPPRTFPAVFPWFRLDRIYQRGFGVRSARVLRGRAWAKLSDHSPLLAELELP from the coding sequence ATGTCCGTCCTGCGCATCGTCAGCTACAACATCCACAAGGGCCGTTCCGCGCTGGGCGCGCGGGACTCCCTGAAGGAGCTGCGCCTGGGCCTCTACGGATTGCGCCCGGACCTGGTCTTCCTTCAGGAAGTCCAGGGCCGCAACGAACACCGTGGCGTGCTGGATGCGCAACATATGTCGCTGGCGGCCGCGCTGCACATGGAGATGTGCTACGGCCGCAATGCGGTGCGCGACCAGACCGACCATGGCAATGCGCTGCTGTCGCGCTACCCCATCCTGGAGCACGAGAACCAGGATATCTCCGACCACCGGCTGGAACAGCGCGGCCTGCTGCACGCCACCATCGGCGTGGGCAATCGCGAGGTGCATTGTTTCGTCGTTCATCTGGGCCTGTTCGCCGGCAGCCGCTCGCGGCAGATCCAGGCGCTGGTGGATCGCATCGACCGCATGGTGCCGGCTGGCGCCCCGATGCTGATCGCGGGCGACTTCAATGACTGGAACGACCGGCTGGCGCCGCTGTTCGTCGAACGCCTGGGCGTCTATGAAGTGTTCTCCCACGCGCCCCGGCTGGTCGGCGGCGAAGGTCCGCGCCTGCGCGAAGGCATGCGCCGCTTGAGCAATGTGCTGCGCGGCGTGCCCAACAGCCTGGCCATGCTGGAACGCAACAACCAGCTGACCATGGACGGCAGCCTGCGCATCGTGCGGCCGCCGCGCACCTTCCCCGCGGTGTTTCCCTGGTTTCGCCTGGATCGCATCTACCAGCGCGGTTTCGGCGTGCGCAGCGCGCGCGTGCTGCGCGGGCGCGCCTGGGCCAAGCTGTCGGATCATTCGCCCCTGCTCGCGGAGCTCGAATTGCCGTGA
- the aspS gene encoding aspartate--tRNA ligase: MRTCYTGQVCRDHLGQTVTLYGWVNRRRDHGGVIFIDLRDRAGLAQIVFDPDNAAFATAERLRNEFCIRVTGLVRPRPEGTANPELASGEIEVLCKEVEILNPSVTPPFQLDDDNLSETTRLTHRVLDLRRPQMQRNLMLRYRVSIEVRKFLDSLGFIDIETPMLTKSTPEGARDYLVPSRVNAGQFFALPQSPQLFKQMLMVSGFDRYYQITKCFRDEDLRADRQPEFTQIDCETSFLNEVEIREIFESMIHHVFKVVQNVDLPQPFPSMTWTEAMRRYGSDKPDLRVSLEFTDISDIMRDVDFKVFASAAATPGSRVVALRVPGGGALSRSEIDSYTQFVGIYGAKGLAWIKVNEAAKGRDGLQSPIVKNIHDAALAELIKRTGAQDGDIIFFGADKEKVVNDSIGALRVKIGHSEFGKTSGLFTPGWRPLWVIDFPMFEYDEEESRYTAAHHPFTSPKDGHEDFLETDPSKAYAKAYDMVLNGWEIGGGSVRIHREEVQSKVFRALKINAEEARQKFGFLLDALQYGAPPHGGIAFGLDRIVTMMSGAESIRDVIAFPKTQRAQDLLTQAPSPVDEKQLRELHIRLRNAEVK; the protein is encoded by the coding sequence ATGCGTACCTGCTACACCGGCCAGGTTTGCCGCGACCACCTCGGTCAAACCGTTACCCTGTACGGCTGGGTAAACCGCCGCCGCGACCACGGCGGGGTCATCTTCATCGACCTGCGCGACCGCGCCGGCCTGGCGCAGATCGTTTTCGACCCCGACAACGCCGCCTTCGCCACGGCCGAACGCTTGCGCAATGAGTTCTGCATCCGCGTCACCGGGCTGGTGCGCCCGCGGCCGGAAGGCACCGCCAATCCGGAACTGGCGTCCGGCGAAATCGAAGTGCTGTGCAAGGAAGTGGAAATCCTCAATCCTTCCGTCACGCCGCCTTTCCAGCTGGACGACGACAACCTGTCGGAAACCACGCGCCTGACGCATCGCGTGCTGGACCTGCGTCGCCCGCAGATGCAGCGCAACCTGATGCTGCGCTATCGCGTTTCCATCGAAGTGCGCAAATTCCTGGATTCCCTGGGCTTCATCGATATCGAAACGCCCATGCTGACCAAGAGCACGCCGGAAGGCGCGCGCGACTACCTGGTGCCGTCGCGCGTGAACGCGGGCCAGTTCTTCGCGCTGCCGCAGTCGCCGCAGCTGTTCAAGCAGATGCTGATGGTGTCGGGCTTCGACCGCTACTACCAGATCACCAAGTGCTTCCGCGACGAAGACCTGCGCGCCGACCGCCAGCCGGAATTCACCCAGATCGATTGCGAAACCTCGTTCCTGAACGAAGTGGAGATCCGCGAGATCTTCGAAAGCATGATCCACCACGTCTTCAAGGTGGTACAGAACGTCGACCTGCCGCAGCCTTTCCCCAGCATGACCTGGACGGAAGCGATGCGCCGCTACGGTTCGGACAAGCCCGACCTGCGCGTGTCGCTGGAATTCACCGACATCAGCGACATCATGCGCGACGTCGATTTCAAGGTGTTCGCGTCGGCCGCGGCCACGCCGGGCAGTCGCGTGGTGGCCCTGCGGGTGCCTGGCGGCGGTGCGCTGTCGCGCAGCGAGATCGACAGCTACACGCAGTTCGTCGGCATCTATGGCGCCAAGGGCCTGGCCTGGATCAAGGTCAACGAAGCCGCCAAGGGCCGTGACGGCCTGCAGTCGCCCATCGTCAAGAATATCCACGACGCCGCGCTGGCCGAGCTGATCAAGCGTACCGGCGCGCAGGATGGCGACATCATTTTCTTCGGCGCCGACAAGGAAAAGGTCGTCAACGATTCCATCGGCGCGCTGCGCGTCAAGATCGGCCACAGCGAATTCGGCAAGACCTCGGGGCTCTTTACGCCCGGCTGGCGCCCGCTGTGGGTCATCGACTTCCCCATGTTCGAGTACGACGAGGAAGAAAGCCGCTACACCGCCGCCCACCACCCCTTCACCAGCCCCAAGGACGGCCACGAGGACTTCCTCGAAACCGATCCCAGCAAGGCCTACGCCAAGGCGTACGACATGGTGCTGAACGGCTGGGAAATCGGCGGCGGCTCGGTCCGTATCCACCGCGAGGAAGTGCAGAGCAAGGTCTTCCGCGCTCTGAAGATCAACGCCGAGGAAGCCCGCCAGAAATTCGGCTTCCTGCTGGACGCGCTGCAGTACGGCGCGCCGCCGCACGGTGGCATCGCCTTCGGCCTGGACCGCATCGTCACCATGATGAGCGGCGCCGAGTCGATCCGCGACGTGATCGCCTTCCCCAAGACCCAGCGTGCCCAGGACCTGCTCACCCAGGCGCCTTCGCCCGTGGACGAAAAGCAGCTGCGCGAACTGCATATCCGCCTGCGCAACGCGGAAGTGAAGTAA
- a CDS encoding DUF502 domain-containing protein gives MRIFKKYFITGLLIWVPLVITVWVLGVLIATLEGFVPGFLSAESLFGVDIPGFRFLLVILVVLLTGVFAANLLGRTMLDQWEKLLGRIPLVRSIYNSVKQVSDTVLAPNGQAFRQAVLVQYPRHGSWTIAFLTGIPSGEVATHLPGDHVSVYVPTTPNPTSGFFLMMPRTEVVDLHMSVDSALKYVVSMGVVGPPPPVVPEPTAEIPTAPGVRQRGEDGP, from the coding sequence ATGCGCATCTTCAAGAAGTACTTCATCACGGGCCTGCTCATCTGGGTTCCGCTGGTGATCACGGTGTGGGTGCTGGGCGTGCTCATCGCCACGCTGGAAGGCTTCGTTCCCGGCTTCCTGTCGGCGGAGTCGCTGTTCGGCGTCGACATCCCCGGGTTCCGCTTCCTGCTGGTCATCCTGGTGGTCCTGCTGACGGGTGTCTTCGCCGCCAACCTGCTGGGCCGCACCATGCTGGACCAGTGGGAAAAACTGCTGGGCCGCATCCCGCTGGTGCGTTCCATCTACAACTCGGTCAAGCAGGTCAGCGATACCGTGCTGGCGCCGAACGGACAGGCGTTCCGCCAGGCCGTGCTGGTGCAGTATCCGCGGCATGGATCCTGGACCATCGCCTTCCTGACCGGGATTCCCAGCGGCGAGGTCGCCACGCATCTTCCCGGCGACCATGTCAGCGTGTACGTTCCCACCACGCCCAACCCGACGTCCGGCTTCTTCCTGATGATGCCGCGCACCGAGGTCGTCGACCTGCACATGAGCGTGGATTCCGCTCTGAAGTACGTCGTTTCCATGGGGGTGGTGGGGCCGCCCCCGCCAGTGGTCCCTGAGCCGACCGCCGAAATCCCCACCGCGCCCGGCGTCCGCCAGCGCGGGGAGGACGGCCCCTGA
- a CDS encoding FmdB family zinc ribbon protein → MPIYAYKCSSCGHAKDVLQKISDAPLTVCPECGASTFSKQVTAAGFQLKGSGWYVTDFRNNGGGSNAAPGGAKTEAKAEGKTEAKPDGGAKSGDAAPASSATPAATPASPPTAAS, encoded by the coding sequence ATGCCTATCTACGCTTACAAATGCAGCAGCTGCGGCCATGCCAAGGACGTACTGCAGAAGATCTCCGACGCGCCGCTGACGGTATGCCCGGAATGCGGCGCCAGCACCTTCTCCAAGCAGGTGACCGCCGCCGGCTTCCAGCTCAAGGGCTCGGGTTGGTACGTCACTGATTTCCGCAACAACGGCGGCGGTTCGAATGCCGCCCCGGGCGGCGCCAAGACCGAGGCCAAGGCCGAGGGCAAGACGGAAGCCAAGCCCGATGGCGGCGCCAAGTCGGGCGACGCGGCGCCGGCTTCGTCGGCCACTCCGGCCGCCACGCCCGCCTCACCCCCCACCGCGGCGTCCTGA
- a CDS encoding putative Na+/H+ antiporter, with amino-acid sequence MPDTIEAIATLLFAIAVLHTFSVPFFARLAHRNGPHAGVWHMLAEVEAVFGVWAFVLIVCMALLAGSGKAIEYMDTRNFTEPLFVFVIMVVAASRPILEFVDAVVRLVARVLPIRNELSTYLVVLSLVPLAGSFITEPAAMTLAAILLRDAYFRADGRAGFKYLTLGVLFVNVSIGGVLTSYAAPPVLMVASTFGWDAAHMATHFGWRALVAVCINAGVLTFVCRGVLREVGKDAASRGTGRPPVPLPVIAMHLAFLVCIVLNAHHPAIFLGLMMLFIGFTEAYKRHQNPLMIKEGLMVGFFLAGLVVLGGLQQWWLQDLLGNLSPTLLFWGATALTAITDNAALTYLGSLVQGTNETWRYMLVAGAVTGGGLTVIANAPNPAGFAILKNHFPDGSIAAGRLFLAAFVPTLVAAGMFLLPV; translated from the coding sequence ATGCCCGATACGATCGAAGCGATCGCGACGCTGCTGTTCGCCATCGCCGTCCTGCACACTTTTTCCGTCCCGTTCTTCGCCCGCCTGGCGCATCGCAACGGCCCGCACGCCGGCGTCTGGCACATGCTGGCCGAGGTGGAAGCGGTGTTCGGCGTCTGGGCCTTCGTCCTGATCGTCTGCATGGCCTTGTTGGCGGGCAGCGGCAAGGCCATCGAATACATGGACACGCGCAACTTCACGGAACCGCTGTTCGTGTTCGTGATCATGGTCGTCGCCGCCAGCCGTCCGATCCTGGAGTTCGTCGACGCCGTGGTGCGCCTCGTCGCGCGCGTCCTGCCGATCCGCAATGAGCTCAGCACCTACCTGGTCGTGCTTTCCCTGGTCCCACTGGCCGGATCGTTCATCACCGAGCCGGCGGCCATGACGCTGGCGGCGATCCTGCTGCGCGATGCCTATTTCCGCGCCGACGGCCGTGCCGGTTTCAAGTACCTGACCTTGGGCGTGCTGTTCGTCAATGTATCCATAGGCGGTGTCCTGACCTCCTACGCCGCGCCGCCCGTCCTGATGGTGGCCTCCACCTTCGGCTGGGACGCGGCGCACATGGCCACGCATTTCGGCTGGCGTGCCCTCGTGGCGGTGTGCATCAATGCCGGTGTGCTGACGTTCGTGTGCCGCGGCGTCCTGCGCGAGGTGGGCAAGGACGCCGCGTCGCGCGGCACCGGCCGGCCGCCCGTACCCCTGCCGGTCATCGCCATGCATCTGGCCTTCCTGGTCTGCATCGTGCTCAACGCCCACCATCCGGCGATCTTCCTGGGCCTGATGATGCTGTTCATCGGTTTCACCGAAGCCTACAAGCGCCACCAGAACCCGCTGATGATCAAGGAAGGCCTGATGGTCGGCTTCTTCCTGGCCGGGCTGGTCGTGCTGGGCGGCCTGCAGCAATGGTGGCTGCAGGACCTGCTGGGCAATCTGTCGCCGACGCTGCTCTTCTGGGGCGCCACCGCCCTGACGGCGATCACCGACAATGCGGCCCTGACCTACCTGGGCTCGCTGGTGCAGGGCACCAATGAAACCTGGCGCTACATGCTGGTGGCGGGCGCGGTCACCGGGGGCGGCCTGACCGTTATCGCCAATGCGCCCAATCCCGCCGGTTTTGCGATCCTGAAGAACCACTTTCCCGACGGCAGCATCGCCGCCGGGCGGCTTTTCCTGGCCGCCTTCGTGCCGACGCTGGTGGCGGCCGGAATGTTCCTGCTGCCCGTCTGA
- a CDS encoding HpcH/HpaI aldolase/citrate lyase family protein yields the protein MTVLRSLLFAPANHPRRVEKALALQADAVILDLEDACAISEKVASRVKVSQAMALPRGCLGYVRVNPLSTEFAYGDLVETVRPGLDGVVLPKVESAAELLTADWLIRQMERERGMPDGGVDLIPIIETARGLAFLPEILAATPRVKRAAFGAGDFTLDLDLTWTRDESELNAYRAQMVLQSRAAGIEAPLDTVWVNLQDPEGCAASARKARELGFQGKLCIHPDQLPAVNAAFTPSAAQVERARRVLDAFAQAEAQGSSAIQLDGQFIDYPIVHAARRVMAVAAKIPPQP from the coding sequence ATGACGGTGCTGAGATCCCTGCTGTTCGCCCCCGCCAACCATCCGCGTCGCGTGGAAAAGGCCCTTGCGCTGCAGGCGGATGCGGTGATCCTGGACCTGGAAGACGCCTGCGCGATATCGGAAAAAGTCGCCAGCCGCGTCAAGGTCAGCCAGGCGATGGCCCTGCCGCGTGGCTGCCTGGGCTATGTGCGGGTCAATCCCCTATCCACGGAATTTGCCTATGGCGACCTGGTCGAGACCGTGCGTCCCGGGCTGGACGGGGTGGTCTTGCCCAAGGTCGAATCGGCCGCGGAGCTGCTGACCGCGGACTGGCTGATCCGCCAGATGGAGCGCGAGCGCGGCATGCCCGACGGCGGCGTGGACCTGATCCCCATCATCGAAACCGCGCGCGGCCTGGCCTTCCTGCCGGAAATCCTGGCGGCCACGCCCCGCGTGAAGCGCGCCGCCTTCGGGGCGGGCGACTTCACGCTGGACCTGGACCTGACCTGGACGCGCGACGAAAGCGAGCTGAACGCCTATCGCGCCCAGATGGTGCTGCAGTCGCGCGCGGCTGGCATCGAAGCGCCGCTGGATACGGTGTGGGTGAACCTGCAGGATCCGGAAGGCTGTGCCGCGTCCGCGCGCAAGGCGCGCGAACTGGGCTTCCAGGGCAAGCTATGCATCCATCCGGACCAGCTGCCGGCGGTCAATGCCGCCTTCACCCCCAGCGCCGCGCAGGTCGAGCGCGCACGCCGCGTGCTGGACGCCTTCGCCCAGGCCGAGGCGCAGGGCTCGTCGGCCATCCAGTTGGACGGCCAGTTCATCGACTACCCCATCGTCCATGCCGCGCGGCGCGTCATGGCGGTGGCCGCGAAGATCCCGCCACAACCATGA